From a region of the uncultured Desulfatiglans sp. genome:
- a CDS encoding Radical SAM domain protein, with translation MGPTLVLINPWIHDFAAYDLWAKPLGLLTLAAALRRSGYRIHLIDCLDVHHPSLLEGEGTSAVKRRLYGTGKYPRLEIPKPACLSFVTRPYSRYGISPAAFQADLAALPEPDAILVTSLMTYWYPGVKAAIAAARAVHPKAPVILGGIYARLCRRHAAATSGADHVICEDDPQALIALLTRLGLPPPPASVRKQPLHPYPAFDLLHGLDYICLLASRGCPYRCRYCAGPFLNPRTARREAQDVVDEIRYWSREMGVVDMAFYDDALLAGPRDSIRSLLEGIAGEAPGVRFHTPNALHVREITRETAFLMRQAGFRTIRLGLESADFSDRRMDEKVRQGEFERAVENLLYAGFQGTEIGAYLLAGLPGQTGEAVHAALSLVEKAGVMPFISEYSPIPHTALWEAARASSAYDLAGEPLFHNNTLLPCWDARERARLPELRGRLRTIRESVRDRSARPPHAVTAEADFRSG, from the coding sequence ATGGGCCCGACCCTGGTCCTGATCAACCCCTGGATCCACGATTTCGCCGCCTATGACCTCTGGGCCAAGCCGCTCGGCCTGCTCACCCTGGCCGCAGCGCTGCGGCGAAGCGGCTACCGCATCCATCTGATCGATTGCCTCGACGTCCACCACCCGTCCTTGCTCGAGGGCGAGGGAACCTCCGCGGTCAAGCGGCGTCTTTACGGAACGGGGAAATACCCGCGCCTCGAGATTCCGAAGCCCGCCTGCCTGAGCTTCGTCACCCGCCCCTACAGCCGCTATGGCATCAGCCCGGCCGCCTTTCAGGCGGATCTGGCCGCCCTCCCCGAACCGGACGCCATCCTGGTGACCTCTCTCATGACCTACTGGTATCCGGGCGTCAAGGCCGCCATCGCCGCGGCGCGCGCCGTGCATCCCAAGGCGCCGGTAATCCTCGGAGGGATCTACGCGCGCCTCTGCCGGCGGCACGCCGCGGCAACAAGCGGCGCCGATCACGTGATTTGCGAGGACGACCCGCAGGCGCTCATCGCCCTGCTGACCCGCCTCGGGCTGCCCCCGCCGCCCGCGTCGGTGCGCAAGCAGCCCTTGCACCCCTACCCGGCCTTCGATCTCCTCCACGGCCTCGATTACATCTGCCTGCTCGCCTCGCGGGGCTGCCCCTACCGCTGCCGCTACTGCGCAGGCCCCTTTCTGAACCCGCGCACGGCGCGCAGAGAAGCGCAAGACGTCGTCGACGAGATCCGCTATTGGAGCCGTGAAATGGGCGTCGTTGACATGGCCTTTTACGACGACGCCCTCCTCGCCGGCCCCAGGGACTCGATCCGGAGTCTCCTCGAAGGGATCGCCGGCGAGGCGCCGGGCGTCCGCTTCCACACCCCGAACGCCCTCCATGTCCGGGAGATCACGCGTGAGACCGCCTTCCTAATGCGTCAGGCGGGGTTCCGAACCATCCGGCTGGGGCTCGAATCGGCGGATTTCTCAGACCGGCGCATGGACGAAAAGGTGCGGCAGGGGGAATTCGAAAGGGCGGTGGAAAACCTTCTGTACGCCGGCTTCCAGGGGACGGAGATCGGGGCCTACCTCCTGGCCGGCCTGCCGGGGCAAACCGGAGAGGCCGTCCACGCGGCCCTATCCCTGGTGGAAAAGGCGGGCGTCATGCCCTTCATATCGGAATACTCGCCGATCCCGCACACGGCCCTCTGGGAGGCGGCCCGGGCTTCCTCGGCCTATGACCTGGCCGGCGAGCCCCTGTTTCACAACAACACCCTGCTCCCCTGCTGGGATGCACGCGAACGAGCCCGCCTGCCGGAACTCAGGGGCAGGCTGCGCACCATCCGCGAGTCCGTCCGGGACCGCAGCGCCCGCCCGCCGCATGCCGTCACGGCCGAAGCCGACTTCAGGTCCGGTTGA
- a CDS encoding hypothetical protein (Evidence 5 : Unknown function) — MKDRGCLNGLEAMRAIGPVPGTYSRHLNLADPLGRRFAGRRDGASRRRTGCAGYIQTKGTASDGPDPGPDQPLDPRFRRL, encoded by the coding sequence TTGAAAGACCGAGGTTGCTTGAACGGGCTAGAGGCCATGCGGGCGATCGGGCCGGTCCCAGGAACTTACAGCCGGCACCTAAACCTCGCGGACCCGCTCGGTCGCAGATTTGCGGGGCGCAGGGACGGTGCGTCGCGCCGGCGAACCGGCTGCGCAGGATACATTCAAACGAAAGGAACCGCCTCCGATGGGCCCGACCCTGGTCCTGATCAACCCCTGGATCCACGATTTCGCCGCCTATGA
- the dtd gene encoding D-tyr-tRNA(Tyr) deacylase (Evidence 2a : Function from experimental evidences in other organisms; PubMedId : 10383414, 10918062, 11568181; Product type e : enzyme) — translation MRAVIQRVKESRVDIDGTVVGRIGPGLLVLLGVGEADTEADAAYLARKIVEMRIFADAGGAMNLSVQDVQGEVLVVSQFTLWADCRKGRRPSFVRAARPEKARELYARFVEEMKGTGLTVATGRFQEMMEVHLVNDGPVTILIDSQKTF, via the coding sequence ATGCGCGCCGTTATACAAAGGGTGAAAGAGTCGCGGGTGGATATCGACGGAACGGTCGTCGGACGGATCGGCCCCGGTCTCCTCGTGCTGCTGGGTGTCGGGGAGGCGGATACGGAGGCGGATGCGGCCTATCTGGCCCGGAAGATCGTCGAGATGCGGATCTTCGCGGATGCCGGCGGGGCCATGAACCTTTCCGTCCAGGATGTGCAGGGGGAGGTGCTGGTGGTTTCCCAGTTCACCCTCTGGGCCGACTGCCGCAAGGGCCGCCGCCCCTCCTTCGTGCGCGCCGCCAGGCCGGAGAAGGCCCGCGAACTCTACGCCCGGTTCGTCGAGGAGATGAAGGGAACGGGCCTCACCGTGGCGACAGGCCGCTTTCAGGAGATGATGGAGGTCCACCTCGTCAATGACGGGCCAGTGACCATCCTCATCGACAGCCAAAAGACCTTCTGA
- a CDS encoding conserved hypothetical protein (Evidence 4 : Unknown function but conserved in other organisms): MNEVNEKDMQVNCQQHRKTMELLGLKLQLEESEMDAETRKAVQARIRELEHDLQMD; encoded by the coding sequence TTGAACGAGGTCAACGAAAAGGACATGCAAGTCAACTGTCAACAACATCGGAAGACTATGGAACTGCTTGGGCTGAAGCTGCAGCTCGAAGAATCGGAAATGGACGCTGAAACGCGGAAGGCCGTTCAGGCGCGGATCAGGGAACTGGAGCACGACCTGCAGATGGACTGA
- the rsmG gene encoding Ribosomal RNA small subunit methyltransferase G 2: MRPGLKAMIALFERSGITLSEQEARQFWQFHTHLRERNAELDLTRITHFDNMVLKHYVDCSLVPQLIDLPSPLLDIGSGAGFPGIPIKIRRPEVELILAEGRRKRVDFLQEVCDLLGLSGVTIVHATIKPDFDLPVQGVITRAVETIGRTLARVEPFLPPGGDVILMKGPHCDEELAEASRRLGETYELKRDIAYIIPQTPHRRRLIVFKRREGAGPRMRRPLTAGAAPRAAAAPQREVAEITSAANPFFKDLQKMTRARGIKKLGTALFWGAKNIAEVLADFAAQTAGIIYCQGEDAPDLPLPDGLPAYALARELFRQIDLFDTRYPVLLVRPPSMETWSAAGAPPGCTLLVPFQDPANVGAVIRTAAAFAVDRVVLLQEASHPFHPKAVRAAGSTLFRVPLLEGPSIEALQPDRLPLIALSPAGRDIGRFRFPERFCLIPGLEGPGLTDALAEAETLSIPMARGVESLNAALAAGIALYLWRRGLSSG, encoded by the coding sequence ATGCGTCCAGGCCTCAAGGCCATGATCGCCCTCTTCGAGCGCAGCGGCATTACCCTTTCGGAGCAGGAGGCCAGGCAGTTCTGGCAGTTCCACACGCACCTGCGCGAACGGAACGCCGAACTCGACCTGACGCGGATCACCCATTTCGACAACATGGTCCTCAAACACTATGTAGACTGCTCCCTGGTGCCCCAACTGATCGACCTGCCCTCCCCGCTCCTCGACATCGGCTCGGGCGCGGGGTTTCCCGGCATCCCCATCAAGATCCGGCGGCCGGAGGTCGAACTGATCCTGGCCGAGGGTCGCCGAAAACGGGTCGATTTTCTCCAGGAGGTCTGCGATCTCCTGGGGCTGTCCGGGGTCACCATCGTTCATGCCACCATTAAACCCGATTTCGACCTCCCGGTCCAGGGGGTTATCACCCGGGCGGTGGAAACCATCGGGAGGACGCTTGCGCGGGTGGAGCCCTTTCTGCCCCCGGGGGGAGATGTGATCCTCATGAAGGGACCGCACTGCGACGAGGAACTCGCAGAGGCATCGAGGCGGCTCGGGGAGACCTATGAGCTGAAAAGGGACATCGCTTACATCATTCCGCAGACCCCGCACCGCCGCCGCCTCATCGTCTTCAAACGCCGGGAGGGGGCCGGGCCGCGGATGCGAAGACCGCTGACGGCCGGGGCCGCACCGCGCGCGGCAGCCGCCCCGCAGCGAGAGGTTGCGGAGATCACCAGCGCGGCCAATCCCTTCTTCAAAGACCTCCAGAAAATGACCCGGGCGCGCGGGATCAAAAAGCTCGGAACCGCCCTCTTCTGGGGGGCGAAAAACATCGCCGAGGTCCTCGCGGACTTTGCGGCGCAGACCGCCGGCATCATCTACTGCCAGGGGGAAGACGCGCCGGACCTTCCCCTGCCGGACGGCCTGCCGGCCTATGCGCTCGCCCGGGAGCTCTTCCGCCAGATCGACCTCTTCGACACGCGCTACCCGGTCCTCCTCGTGCGCCCGCCCTCGATGGAAACATGGTCCGCGGCCGGCGCGCCGCCGGGCTGCACCCTGCTCGTCCCGTTCCAGGACCCGGCCAACGTCGGGGCCGTCATCCGCACGGCCGCCGCCTTCGCGGTAGACCGCGTCGTGCTCCTGCAGGAAGCCTCGCACCCCTTCCACCCGAAGGCCGTACGGGCGGCGGGCAGCACCCTTTTCCGGGTGCCGCTGCTTGAGGGGCCGTCCATCGAGGCGCTCCAGCCGGACCGGCTCCCGCTGATCGCCCTCTCACCGGCAGGGCGCGACATCGGGCGGTTCCGTTTTCCGGAGCGCTTCTGTCTGATACCGGGCCTCGAGGGCCCCGGGCTGACCGACGCCCTGGCAGAGGCCGAGACGCTCTCGATCCCCATGGCACGCGGCGTCGAATCGCTGAACGCCGCGCTCGCCGCCGGCATCGCCCTGTATCTCTGGCGGCGCGGACTGAGCAGCGGCTGA
- a CDS encoding Pseudouridine synthase, whose product MIGHRETVRVLYEDNHLLGLYKPAGMLVQGDHTGDYSLLDWAKDYIRARYAKPGEVFVGLVHRLDRPVAGVVLLARTSKAARRLSEQFRERSCRKIYRAVVVGTPQPVEGALTAYVSWNGKRALIVPAEHPDAKKAELRYRTLDQAGGSSLVEVELLSGRHHQIRLQLASIGCPILGDRLYGGTAKGKTGLLALLAYSLTVRHPTRDEAVTLVSPIPLAWPWPPGKD is encoded by the coding sequence ATGATCGGTCATCGAGAGACGGTTCGGGTCCTCTACGAGGACAACCACCTGCTGGGGCTTTACAAGCCGGCCGGGATGCTGGTGCAGGGCGACCACACCGGGGATTACTCGCTTCTGGATTGGGCGAAGGACTATATCCGGGCGCGTTACGCCAAGCCCGGCGAGGTCTTCGTGGGGCTGGTGCACCGGCTGGATCGCCCGGTTGCGGGGGTGGTCCTCCTGGCGCGCACCTCCAAGGCGGCGCGGCGGCTTTCGGAACAGTTCCGTGAGCGGAGCTGCCGGAAGATCTATCGTGCCGTTGTCGTCGGCACGCCGCAACCCGTCGAAGGCGCCCTGACCGCCTATGTGAGCTGGAACGGAAAAAGGGCGCTCATCGTACCAGCAGAGCACCCTGATGCAAAAAAGGCCGAACTGCGCTATCGAACCCTGGACCAGGCGGGCGGATCGAGCCTGGTCGAGGTCGAACTTCTGAGCGGGCGCCACCACCAGATCCGGTTGCAGCTCGCCTCCATCGGCTGTCCCATTCTCGGAGACCGGCTTTACGGCGGCACGGCCAAAGGAAAAACCGGGCTCCTCGCGCTCCTGGCCTACAGCCTGACGGTCCGCCATCCTACCCGGGACGAAGCGGTCACCCTCGTTTCCCCGATCCCGCTCGCCTGGCCCTGGCCTCCCGGCAAGGACTGA
- a CDS encoding conserved hypothetical protein (Evidence 4 : Unknown function but conserved in other organisms), with product MVSPLERKIIFFSSIRKNRFRSETREEQDPMAKHKKIERKREIERRRRRREKRLKARAREERLARGGQAQA from the coding sequence GTGGTTTCTCCGCTAGAAAGAAAGATCATATTTTTTTCATCGATAAGAAAAAATCGTTTCCGTTCGGAAACCAGAGAGGAACAGGACCCCATGGCCAAGCACAAGAAGATCGAAAGAAAACGAGAAATCGAACGACGTCGGCGCCGCCGGGAAAAGCGGCTCAAAGCGCGGGCCCGCGAAGAGCGCCTCGCGCGCGGAGGCCAGGCACAGGCCTGA
- a CDS encoding Methylenetetrahydrofolate reductase, giving the protein MTSAFKKALDSGKFVVTAEAAPSKGTRLEKMQHHVEILKDKVDGLNVTDHQSSVMRYPSLGGALLVKEHGGEPILQMTCRDRNRLALQADLLFAHSRGIRNVLCLTGDSVMLGDHKEAKGVFDLDSSQLLAAIRTMERGKDMAGNELDGAIDMCAGAIVTPEANPIEPQLIKFEKKIEAGAEFIQTQAVYDLDNFKRFMDYARRFPVKILAGIILLTSAPMARFMNKNVAGVVVPQALIDEMAAAPKGGALSKGIEIAGRMIRRIKEEEICDGVHIMAIGKEEVVPEIMAEAGLL; this is encoded by the coding sequence ATGACCTCTGCATTCAAGAAGGCCCTGGATTCCGGCAAGTTTGTGGTAACGGCCGAAGCGGCCCCCTCCAAGGGCACCCGCCTCGAGAAGATGCAGCATCATGTGGAGATACTGAAGGACAAGGTGGATGGCCTGAACGTGACCGACCATCAGAGCTCGGTCATGCGCTATCCGTCCCTCGGGGGCGCACTCCTGGTCAAGGAGCACGGCGGCGAGCCGATCCTCCAGATGACCTGCCGGGACCGAAACCGCCTTGCCCTCCAGGCCGATCTCCTCTTCGCTCACAGCCGCGGCATCCGCAACGTCCTCTGCCTGACCGGCGACTCGGTCATGCTGGGCGACCACAAAGAGGCCAAGGGCGTGTTCGACCTCGACTCTTCCCAGCTCCTCGCTGCCATCCGCACCATGGAGCGAGGCAAGGATATGGCCGGGAACGAGCTCGACGGGGCCATCGACATGTGCGCGGGGGCCATCGTCACGCCGGAGGCCAACCCGATCGAGCCGCAGTTGATCAAGTTCGAGAAAAAAATCGAGGCCGGGGCTGAGTTCATCCAGACCCAGGCGGTCTACGACCTCGACAACTTCAAGCGCTTCATGGACTACGCCCGGCGCTTCCCTGTCAAGATCCTGGCGGGCATCATCCTGCTCACCTCCGCCCCCATGGCCCGGTTCATGAACAAAAACGTCGCCGGGGTGGTGGTGCCCCAAGCCCTGATCGATGAGATGGCCGCGGCCCCCAAAGGGGGCGCGCTAAGCAAAGGCATCGAAATCGCAGGACGGATGATCCGCCGGATCAAGGAGGAGGAGATCTGCGACGGCGTGCACATCATGGCTATCGGAAAGGAGGAGGTCGTCCCGGAGATCATGGCCGAGGCGGGGCTCCTGTAA
- a CDS encoding hypothetical protein (Evidence 5 : Unknown function), whose translation MRAPTADPLRYGRPEIHASTEEAQKAEQAWRAERGCRRHAAQPAARQVASRRRPQAPGRLHEWTPQCHTV comes from the coding sequence TTGCGTGCGCCGACGGCTGATCCCCTTCGGTACGGCAGGCCGGAAATCCATGCCTCGACCGAAGAAGCCCAAAAGGCCGAGCAGGCCTGGAGAGCGGAAAGAGGCTGCCGACGGCATGCTGCGCAGCCGGCAGCCAGGCAGGTGGCGAGCCGCCGGCGGCCGCAGGCGCCCGGACGGCTGCATGAATGGACGCCCCAATGTCACACTGTGTGA
- a CDS encoding conserved hypothetical protein (Evidence 4 : Unknown function but conserved in other organisms), whose translation MIRTITQPKPIEEVERLLEGLDRIFIIGCGTCTTLTRTGGAPEVAAMQQTLSEKGKVVTGTTVVPVACDNLTPQILSEQGGRIDQADALLVMSCAFGVQTIASQLRCLVIPAQNTLFIGKERPDGRFDEICTQCGTCIIGETGGICPVTACHKGLVNGPCGGTNNGKCEIDADKDCAWTMIYNRLKELDRLDAMRRYQRPRNHLGEPSPGRYRLPAAS comes from the coding sequence ATGATCCGGACCATCACCCAGCCAAAGCCCATCGAGGAAGTCGAGCGCCTGCTCGAGGGGTTGGACAGGATATTCATCATCGGCTGCGGGACCTGCACCACGCTGACCCGCACCGGCGGCGCACCCGAAGTCGCAGCCATGCAGCAGACGCTCTCCGAGAAGGGCAAGGTGGTGACCGGGACGACCGTGGTGCCGGTGGCCTGCGACAACCTGACCCCGCAGATCCTGAGCGAGCAGGGAGGCCGGATCGACCAGGCCGATGCCCTGCTGGTGATGTCCTGCGCCTTCGGGGTCCAGACCATCGCGAGTCAGCTGAGGTGCCTGGTGATCCCGGCCCAAAACACGCTCTTCATCGGAAAGGAACGTCCGGACGGGCGGTTCGACGAGATCTGCACCCAGTGCGGCACCTGCATCATCGGGGAGACGGGAGGGATCTGCCCCGTCACCGCCTGCCACAAGGGCCTGGTGAACGGCCCCTGCGGCGGGACGAACAACGGCAAGTGCGAGATCGACGCCGACAAGGACTGCGCCTGGACGATGATCTACAACCGCTTGAAGGAGCTGGACCGGCTCGATGCCATGCGCCGCTACCAGCGCCCGCGCAACCACCTGGGCGAACCGAGCCCCGGCCGCTATCGCCTGCCCGCAGCCTCCTGA
- a CDS encoding NADH:ubiquinone oxidoreductase, NADH-binding subunit (NuoF-like): MQKLASIGQLEWLRNKILAEADAGRTEIHVCMTGCRAYGAAAVRDALLEEVAQAGLERQVEVRSTGCHGFCAKAPVVAIEPLGVQYQEVDPQDAAEIVRSTLKEGRLIDRLAYRDPKSGQPIYYRNQIPFYQKQVRRVLAHCGRIDPTRIEHYIAAGGYKALVKALTKMTPESVIEEVVQSKLRGRGGAGFPTGLKWRFARQSQTTPKYVVCNADEGDPGAFMDRALLEGDPHAVIEGMMIGGYAMGAEYGIIYVREEYPIAVEHLNLAIEQCMELGLAGENILGTGFDFHLSLKKGAGAFVCGEETALMASIEGRRGMPRPRPPFPAQAGVDGKPTNINNVETLANIPLIIANGAAWYAEMGTEASRGTKIFSLAGKVNNTGLVEVPIGTTIKEVVFDIGGGIPKGRRFKAVQMGGPAGGCVPARFLNLPIDYDTIQRIGAIMGSGGMVVLDENNCMVEIARFFLNFTQSESCGKCAPCRLGTTQLLETLTRITDGRGRAEDIAAIQSIGRTMTEASLCGLGQASPKPALSTLMYFEDEYREHIQEHRCAGAVCDAMVISACQHACPAGIDVPNYVAAVAQGDYKAAVDIIRERNPFPAVCGRVCIHPCEYKCRRGELDEPVAIRALKRFAADWYYQRYGAAHAPFPVTRPQKVAVVGAGPAGLTCAYFLAKMGYAATVFEAQPVPGGMLGIAVPEFRLPRAVIDLEIQSIANAGVRIVCNHPIDANHTINDLLKEGFSAVFIAAGAQASKRIGIPGEEEGLAGLHYGLTFLRDVRMGLGGRLSGKTVVIGGGNVAMDVARTALRAGAEDVQLFCLERRDEMPAWEKDVEETIEEGIVINPAWSPVQIEHTNGAVSGIQFMRCLSVFDQNGRFSPECDADDTQFIKADHLIIAIGQAPDMSFLPEDSQLERALWGALAVNENTLATNIPGVFAGGDFTTGPTFVIRAIASGRRAALAIDKYLQGDKSGIRMVDEKTPLAQDTGLALEEESTEDRPRIPVEMEDPAERVHDFREVERGFSAEQAHVEARRCLRCDLEKERSRA; encoded by the coding sequence ATGCAGAAGCTCGCATCCATCGGCCAACTGGAATGGCTGCGGAACAAGATTCTGGCCGAGGCCGACGCCGGGCGGACCGAGATCCACGTCTGCATGACCGGCTGCCGGGCTTACGGGGCGGCCGCCGTCCGGGATGCCCTGCTCGAAGAAGTGGCCCAAGCCGGCCTCGAACGCCAGGTGGAGGTCCGCTCGACCGGGTGCCACGGTTTCTGCGCCAAGGCGCCGGTCGTAGCGATCGAGCCCCTGGGCGTCCAGTACCAGGAGGTCGACCCGCAGGACGCGGCGGAGATCGTCCGGAGCACCCTGAAGGAGGGGCGGTTGATCGATCGGTTGGCCTACCGCGACCCGAAGAGCGGACAGCCCATCTACTACCGCAACCAGATCCCCTTCTATCAGAAGCAGGTGCGCCGGGTCCTGGCCCACTGCGGACGGATCGACCCCACCCGGATCGAACACTACATCGCCGCGGGCGGGTACAAGGCCCTCGTCAAGGCCTTGACGAAGATGACCCCGGAATCGGTGATCGAGGAGGTCGTCCAGTCGAAGCTGCGGGGCCGCGGCGGGGCGGGGTTCCCGACCGGCCTCAAGTGGCGCTTCGCCCGCCAGTCCCAAACCACCCCGAAATACGTCGTGTGCAACGCGGATGAGGGGGACCCCGGGGCCTTCATGGACCGGGCCCTGCTCGAAGGCGACCCCCACGCCGTGATCGAGGGGATGATGATCGGCGGCTATGCCATGGGGGCCGAATACGGCATCATCTACGTGCGCGAGGAGTACCCCATCGCCGTCGAACACCTGAACCTGGCCATCGAACAGTGCATGGAACTCGGGCTCGCCGGCGAAAACATCCTCGGCACCGGCTTCGATTTTCACCTTTCCCTCAAGAAGGGCGCCGGGGCCTTTGTCTGCGGCGAAGAGACCGCGCTCATGGCCTCCATCGAGGGCCGGCGCGGCATGCCCCGTCCCCGCCCGCCCTTCCCGGCGCAGGCCGGCGTCGACGGCAAGCCCACCAACATCAACAACGTCGAGACCCTGGCCAACATCCCGCTCATCATCGCCAACGGCGCGGCCTGGTACGCGGAGATGGGCACGGAGGCCAGCCGCGGGACCAAGATCTTCTCCCTGGCCGGCAAGGTCAACAACACCGGGCTTGTGGAGGTCCCCATCGGAACGACGATCAAGGAGGTCGTCTTCGACATCGGGGGCGGCATACCGAAGGGACGACGCTTCAAGGCCGTTCAGATGGGCGGGCCGGCCGGCGGCTGTGTCCCGGCGCGCTTTCTGAACCTGCCGATCGACTACGACACCATCCAGCGGATCGGCGCCATCATGGGCTCGGGCGGGATGGTGGTCCTGGACGAGAACAACTGCATGGTGGAAATCGCGCGCTTCTTCCTCAACTTCACCCAATCGGAGTCCTGCGGCAAATGCGCCCCGTGCCGGCTCGGGACCACCCAGCTCCTCGAGACCCTGACACGCATCACCGACGGGCGCGGCCGCGCCGAAGACATCGCGGCCATCCAATCGATCGGACGCACGATGACCGAGGCGTCCCTGTGCGGCCTCGGGCAGGCAAGCCCCAAACCGGCCCTGTCCACCCTGATGTACTTCGAGGACGAATACCGGGAGCACATCCAGGAGCACCGCTGCGCGGGAGCGGTCTGCGACGCTATGGTGATCTCGGCCTGCCAGCATGCCTGCCCGGCCGGCATCGACGTCCCCAACTACGTGGCGGCGGTCGCCCAGGGAGACTACAAGGCGGCGGTCGACATCATCCGGGAGCGCAATCCCTTTCCGGCCGTCTGCGGGCGGGTCTGCATCCACCCCTGCGAGTATAAGTGCCGGCGCGGCGAACTGGACGAACCGGTCGCGATCCGCGCCCTCAAGCGCTTCGCCGCCGACTGGTACTACCAGCGCTACGGGGCGGCCCATGCGCCATTTCCCGTGACCCGCCCCCAGAAGGTGGCGGTGGTGGGCGCCGGGCCGGCGGGCCTCACCTGCGCCTATTTCCTGGCCAAAATGGGATACGCTGCGACCGTCTTCGAGGCCCAGCCGGTGCCGGGGGGCATGCTCGGGATCGCCGTCCCGGAGTTCCGCCTCCCACGCGCCGTCATCGACCTCGAGATCCAGTCGATCGCCAACGCGGGCGTGCGGATCGTGTGCAACCATCCCATCGATGCCAACCACACCATCAACGATCTCCTCAAGGAGGGCTTCAGCGCCGTCTTCATCGCCGCGGGCGCCCAGGCGAGCAAGCGGATCGGCATCCCCGGGGAGGAGGAGGGGCTGGCCGGGCTGCATTACGGCCTCACGTTCCTCAGAGATGTGCGGATGGGGCTTGGCGGCCGACTGTCCGGGAAGACCGTGGTCATCGGCGGGGGCAACGTGGCCATGGACGTGGCCCGCACGGCCCTCCGCGCCGGGGCGGAGGACGTCCAGCTCTTCTGCCTCGAGAGGCGCGACGAGATGCCCGCCTGGGAGAAGGACGTGGAGGAGACCATCGAAGAGGGCATCGTCATCAACCCGGCCTGGTCGCCGGTTCAGATCGAACATACGAACGGCGCGGTCAGCGGCATTCAGTTCATGCGCTGTCTGTCCGTCTTCGACCAGAACGGCCGCTTCAGCCCGGAGTGCGACGCGGACGACACCCAGTTCATCAAGGCTGACCACCTCATCATCGCCATCGGCCAGGCGCCCGACATGTCGTTCCTGCCCGAGGACAGCCAGCTCGAACGCGCTTTGTGGGGCGCCCTCGCCGTGAACGAAAACACCCTCGCCACCAACATCCCCGGGGTCTTCGCCGGCGGGGATTTCACCACCGGCCCGACCTTTGTGATCCGGGCGATCGCCTCCGGCCGCCGCGCGGCCCTGGCCATCGACAAGTACCTGCAGGGGGACAAGTCTGGAATACGAATGGTGGATGAAAAGACGCCCCTGGCGCAGGATACGGGCCTCGCCCTCGAGGAAGAATCGACGGAGGACCGGCCGCGCATACCGGTCGAGATGGAGGACCCCGCGGAACGAGTCCACGACTTTCGGGAGGTTGAAAGGGGATTCAGTGCCGAACAGGCCCACGTGGAAGCACGGCGCTGCCTCAGGTGCGACCTTGAAAAAGAGAGGAGTCGAGCATGA
- a CDS encoding NADH-quinone oxidoreductase, E subunit-like protein (NuoE), with translation MEDTTRFDSETLDRIIARHREESWGLIPLLQEVQEAFGYVPPEAIEPIADALQLFPAQVQGVVTFYSGFSLKPKGRCVLKVCRGTACHVKGSRSILRLIQKELDLKEGETSPDYQFTLETVACLGACFLAPTMMVNRDYFGRLNPTKVASVLSEYRKDKEEA, from the coding sequence ATGGAAGACACGACCCGTTTCGACAGCGAGACACTCGACCGGATCATTGCCAGACACCGCGAGGAAAGTTGGGGCCTGATCCCGCTCCTCCAGGAAGTCCAGGAGGCCTTCGGCTACGTCCCGCCCGAGGCCATCGAGCCCATCGCCGACGCCCTGCAGCTGTTCCCGGCGCAGGTCCAGGGGGTGGTGACCTTCTACTCGGGGTTTTCCCTCAAGCCCAAAGGCCGCTGCGTCCTGAAGGTCTGCCGCGGCACGGCCTGCCACGTCAAGGGCAGCCGCAGCATCCTCCGACTGATTCAAAAGGAACTCGACCTGAAGGAGGGCGAAACCAGCCCCGACTACCAGTTCACCCTCGAGACCGTCGCCTGCCTTGGGGCCTGCTTTCTGGCCCCGACCATGATGGTCAACCGCGATTACTTCGGCAGGCTCAACCCGACCAAGGTGGCCAGCGTGCTCAGCGAGTATCGCAAAGACAAAGAGGAGGCGTAA
- a CDS encoding hypothetical protein (Evidence 5 : Unknown function), whose product MLQGGMADLRGPGRKGLGVGADGPGWEEAPSDTNAARLDPERRRKAASGLRTMKNPLAPQVARSRGGRKRGRH is encoded by the coding sequence GTGCTCCAAGGGGGGATGGCGGACCTGCGCGGTCCGGGTCGAAAAGGCCTAGGCGTCGGCGCGGACGGGCCGGGATGGGAAGAAGCGCCATCAGACACCAACGCCGCCCGTCTCGACCCTGAAAGGCGCCGGAAAGCCGCTTCCGGCCTCCGGACCATGAAAAACCCCCTTGCGCCGCAGGTTGCGCGGTCACGCGGGGGCCGGAAACGCGGCCGTCATTAG